The following proteins come from a genomic window of Triticum aestivum cultivar Chinese Spring chromosome 6A, IWGSC CS RefSeq v2.1, whole genome shotgun sequence:
- the LOC123132407 gene encoding uncharacterized protein isoform X1, with protein MEIDLNRDARDGDAERVAAPQSNRAVGVEVVAQEGNGDGGMVAAAEGVGAAPETVGVGAEEGVAPEKNGVGSGGEKEVASEGSGAGAEVGAAVETNGVAVDVWICHQCRQRKTGLTAACRGSKKNGKCTLRYCKNCIRNRYPLIADEVLKEEAWECPKCRNDCNCSKCKKRRGEEPAGPMVHSVKRPKGDLRRIESTDALKDEIVIPRGTLVKRPKGNLRRIESTDALKDEIVIPRGTLVKRPKGNLRRIESTDALKDEIVIPRGTLVTCVAGVEMQPEDVGAAIQFLEFCRSFGEIFQIRKGQSEKIVKDITGDRQLREVSSVVAELHTNLLSVIENGNYKPLKYPKHGDTWIRRLSKYITDSTLHAKDFILDCLSHGLSGYKNLSPSHKLDVLNSLCDEALSSEKLRTRIEAREGVVRQKIRAATEKEKELKERQNDMAKTMGGEITGNEEANNIFCQIKEAKEVKQAAMKELEELGCVLRSTPVMVDKGVAYWKLDGYCNNNTNILRQEFDKEATMKNQDKWFMFSEDEQKVVENHVTTRSQRPWRNDNRV; from the exons ATGGAGATAGATCTGAACCGGGACGCCCGCGACGGCGACGCGGAGAGGGTCGCCGCCCCGCAGAGTAACCGCGCCGTCGGAGTGGAGGTCGTCGCCCAGGAGGGCAACGGCGATggtggcatggtggccgctgcggAGGGCGTCGGCGCTGCCCCGGAGACGGTCGGCGTCGGCGCCGAGGAGGGCGTCGCCCCGGAGAAGAACGGCGTCGGCTCCGGTGGCGAGAAGGAGGTCGCCTCGGAGGGGAGCGGCGCCGGCGCCGAGGTGGGCGCTGCCGTCGAGACGAACGGCGTCGCAGTTGACGTCTGGATCTGCCACCAG TGCCGTCAGAGAAAAACAGGGCTCACGGCAGCTTGCAGAGGGTCCAAGAAGAATGGCAAGTGCACTCTCAGATATTGCAAGAATTGCATACGTAACAG GTACCCTTTGATTGCGGATGAGGTGTTGAAGGAGGAAGCCTGGGAATGCCCCAAGTGCAGGAATGACTGCAACTGCAGCAAGTGCAA AAAGAGGAGAGGGGAGGAGCCAGCAGGACCAATGGTCCATTCTGTCAAGAGACCGAAGGGCGACCTGCGGAGAATTGAGAGCACCGATGCTCTCAAGGATGAAATAGTCATACCCAGAGGTACTCTTGTCAAGAGACCGAAGGGCAACCTGCGGAGAATTGAGAGCACCGATGCTCTCAAGGATGAAATAGTCATACCCAGAGGTACTCTTGTCAAGAGACCGAAGGGCAACCTGCGGAGAATTGAGAGCACCGATGCTCTCAAGGATGAAATAGTCATACCCAGAGGTACTCTTGTGACTTGCGTTGCTGGTGTAGAGATGCAGCCTGAAGATGTTGGTGCCGCCATTCAATTTTTGGAGTTTTGTCGCTCATTTGGCGAG ATCTTCCAAATAAGGAAGGGCCAATCAGAAAAAATTGTCAAAGACATAACTGGAGATCGTCAACTCCGAGAGGTGTCTTCAGTTGTTGCTGAGCTTCACACAAACCTGTTGTCTGTCATAGAAAATGGCAATTACAA GCctttgaaatatccaaaacatggGGATACATGGATAAGAAGACTCAGCAAATATATCACTGACTCGACATTACACGCAAAAGATTTCATCCTTGACTGCTTAAGCCATGGGCTATCTGGATATAAAAATTTGAGCCCTTCTCATAAGCTGGATGTGCTGAATTCTCTGTGTGACGAGGCATTATCATCTGA AAAGTTGAGGACTAGGATTGAAGCTAGAGAGGGTGTGGTCAGACAAAAGATCCGTGCTGCAACCGAGAAG GAAAAGGAGCTAAAAGAAAGACAGAATGACATGGCTAAAACAATGGGAGGAGAAATCACTGGCAATGAAGAAGCTAATAATATCTTTTGTCAAATAAAAGAGGCAAAAGAAGTCAAGCAGGCAGCCATGAAGG AATTAGAGGAACTGGGATGTGTCCTTAGGTCCACGCCTGTCATGGTAGACAAAGGAGTAGCATACTGGAAGCTGGATGGCTATTGTAATAACAATACAAACATATTGCGCCAAG AATTTGACAAAGAAGCTACAATGAAGAACCAAGACAAGTGGTTCATGTTCAGTGAAGATGAACAGAAAGTAGTTGAAAATCATGTAACTACAAG GTCCCAGCGCCCATGGAGAAATGATAACCGGGTGTGA
- the LOC123132407 gene encoding uncharacterized protein isoform X2 codes for MEIDLNRDARDGDAERVAAPQSNRAVGVEVVAQEGNGDGGMVAAAEGVGAAPETVGVGAEEGVAPEKNGVGSGGEKEVASEGSGAGAEVGAAVETNGVAVDVWICHQCRQRKTGLTAACRGSKKNGKCTLRYCKNCIRNRYPLIADEVLKEEAWECPKCRNDCNCSKCKKRRGEEPAGPMVHSVKRPKGDLRRIESTDALKDEIVIPRGTLVKRPKGNLRRIESTDALKDEIVIPRGTLVTCVAGVEMQPEDVGAAIQFLEFCRSFGEIFQIRKGQSEKIVKDITGDRQLREVSSVVAELHTNLLSVIENGNYKPLKYPKHGDTWIRRLSKYITDSTLHAKDFILDCLSHGLSGYKNLSPSHKLDVLNSLCDEALSSEKLRTRIEAREGVVRQKIRAATEKEKELKERQNDMAKTMGGEITGNEEANNIFCQIKEAKEVKQAAMKELEELGCVLRSTPVMVDKGVAYWKLDGYCNNNTNILRQEFDKEATMKNQDKWFMFSEDEQKVVENHVTTRSQRPWRNDNRV; via the exons ATGGAGATAGATCTGAACCGGGACGCCCGCGACGGCGACGCGGAGAGGGTCGCCGCCCCGCAGAGTAACCGCGCCGTCGGAGTGGAGGTCGTCGCCCAGGAGGGCAACGGCGATggtggcatggtggccgctgcggAGGGCGTCGGCGCTGCCCCGGAGACGGTCGGCGTCGGCGCCGAGGAGGGCGTCGCCCCGGAGAAGAACGGCGTCGGCTCCGGTGGCGAGAAGGAGGTCGCCTCGGAGGGGAGCGGCGCCGGCGCCGAGGTGGGCGCTGCCGTCGAGACGAACGGCGTCGCAGTTGACGTCTGGATCTGCCACCAG TGCCGTCAGAGAAAAACAGGGCTCACGGCAGCTTGCAGAGGGTCCAAGAAGAATGGCAAGTGCACTCTCAGATATTGCAAGAATTGCATACGTAACAG GTACCCTTTGATTGCGGATGAGGTGTTGAAGGAGGAAGCCTGGGAATGCCCCAAGTGCAGGAATGACTGCAACTGCAGCAAGTGCAA AAAGAGGAGAGGGGAGGAGCCAGCAGGACCAATGGTCCATTCTGTCAAGAGACCGAAGGGCGACCTGCGGAGAATTGAGAGCACCGATGCTCTCAAGGATGAAATAGTCATACCCAGAGGTACTCTTGTCAAGAGACCGAAGGGCAACCTGCGGAGAATTGAGAGCACCGATGCTCTCAAGGATGAAATAGTCATACCCAGAG GTACTCTTGTGACTTGCGTTGCTGGTGTAGAGATGCAGCCTGAAGATGTTGGTGCCGCCATTCAATTTTTGGAGTTTTGTCGCTCATTTGGCGAG ATCTTCCAAATAAGGAAGGGCCAATCAGAAAAAATTGTCAAAGACATAACTGGAGATCGTCAACTCCGAGAGGTGTCTTCAGTTGTTGCTGAGCTTCACACAAACCTGTTGTCTGTCATAGAAAATGGCAATTACAA GCctttgaaatatccaaaacatggGGATACATGGATAAGAAGACTCAGCAAATATATCACTGACTCGACATTACACGCAAAAGATTTCATCCTTGACTGCTTAAGCCATGGGCTATCTGGATATAAAAATTTGAGCCCTTCTCATAAGCTGGATGTGCTGAATTCTCTGTGTGACGAGGCATTATCATCTGA AAAGTTGAGGACTAGGATTGAAGCTAGAGAGGGTGTGGTCAGACAAAAGATCCGTGCTGCAACCGAGAAG GAAAAGGAGCTAAAAGAAAGACAGAATGACATGGCTAAAACAATGGGAGGAGAAATCACTGGCAATGAAGAAGCTAATAATATCTTTTGTCAAATAAAAGAGGCAAAAGAAGTCAAGCAGGCAGCCATGAAGG AATTAGAGGAACTGGGATGTGTCCTTAGGTCCACGCCTGTCATGGTAGACAAAGGAGTAGCATACTGGAAGCTGGATGGCTATTGTAATAACAATACAAACATATTGCGCCAAG AATTTGACAAAGAAGCTACAATGAAGAACCAAGACAAGTGGTTCATGTTCAGTGAAGATGAACAGAAAGTAGTTGAAAATCATGTAACTACAAG GTCCCAGCGCCCATGGAGAAATGATAACCGGGTGTGA